In Lodderomyces elongisporus chromosome 1, complete sequence, a genomic segment contains:
- the SNX3 gene encoding Sorting nexin-3 has protein sequence MSRPFQPISDVINTSPPQNKSRPQDIYSEPENFLEVEVTNAQTHGYGSNMYTDYEIICRTNIPAFKKRSSRIRRRYSDFVAFRKVLEQETNRVVIPQLPGKILLNSNKFNELNIEKRRQGLERFLIVVSGHPLLQTGSKSLIEFIQNEKWDPKQAVY, from the coding sequence ATGTCCAGACCATTCCAGCCGATCTCAGACGTCATCAACACTTCACCGCCACAAAACAAGTCCCGCCCGCAAGATATCTATAGTGAGCCAGAGAACTTTTTAGAAGTCGAAGTCACCAATGCTCAAACTCATGGATACGGCTCGAATATGTACACGGACTACGAGATTATCTGTCGCACAAACATCCCGGCATTTAAGAAACGCCTGAGTAGAATTAGAAGAAGATATAGTGATTTTGTCGCATTCAGAAAAGTATTAGAGCAAGAGACTAATCGAGTGGTAATACCACAGTTACCGGGAAAAATCTTGTTGAATAGCAACAAGTTTAACGAATTGAATATTGAAAAGCGAAGACAAGGGCTAGAACGATTTCTAATCGTTGTGAGTGGTCATCCTTTACTACAAACTGGAAGTAAAAGTTTAATTGAGTTTattcaaaatgaaaaatgggATCCAAAACAAGCAGTTTATTAG